In a single window of the Cucumis melo cultivar AY chromosome 11, USDA_Cmelo_AY_1.0, whole genome shotgun sequence genome:
- the LOC103497716 gene encoding transcription factor EGL1-like isoform X6, with protein MYIPSYPGDLSLVVSRVLEWCDGYYNGDIKTRKTVQAEDVHVDNMGLHRSEQLRELYRSLLEGESEQRTKKPPASLSPEDLSDAEWYYLVCMSFFFNQGQGLPGRALADDRTIWLCNAQYAESSVFSRSLLAKSASIQTVVCFPYLGGVIELGVTEQVAEDPCLLQHVKDFLLKFSKPICSKKPSSAAYKDDNGKEPMTAKSDNEIVEFLAMENLYCSTAVKFDGKSVNGIQRKNNEFGIDSLDDFSNGCEQYHQMEDSLRLEGVEGGASRFQSLQFLDDDFSYGFQDSMNPSDCISEALANQDKVSSSPRLKDANNLPLKELQNPNQTQSGSLDPSSDEDMHYKRTIFTILGSSTQLVGSPLLHNFSNRSNFTPWKKVMAETHTPPMQQRMLKKILFAVPLLSAGSLKGLKDVERSILKQGNNNSCTKNATLDKLRENEKFMALKSMLPSLNEINKVSILNDTIKYLKMLEARVQELETCMDSLYYEERFRRKYLDMVEQTSDNYDYEKIEGSLKPSTNKRKACEMDETDLKLKHDFPKVGHKLDVKVSMEEHEVLIDMHCPYREYILVDVVDALNDLQLDAYSVQSSDHNGFFSLTLKSKFRGIAAASVGMIKLALLKVANKS; from the exons ATGTACATTCCCAGCTACCCAGGTGATTTGAGCTTGGTTGTTTCGAG GGTGCTGGAATGGTGTGATGGCTACTACAATGGAGACATCAAGACGAGGAAAACAGTTCAAGCTGAGGATGTCCACGTGGATAATATGGGCTTACACAGAAGTGAACAGTTGAGAGAGCTCTACAGATCTCTCTTAGAAGGTGAAAGTGAACAACGAACGAAGAAGCCTCCTGCCTCTTTGTCTCCTGAAGATCTATCTGATGCAGAATGGTATTACTTGGTTTGCATGTCCTTTTTCTTCAATCAAGGCCAAGG GTTGCCTGGAAGAGCGTTAGCTGATGATCGAACTATCTGGTTATGCAATGCTCAATATGCAGAGAGTAGTGTATTCTCCCGCTCCTTGCTTGCAAAG AGTGCTTCAATTCAG ACCGTGGTTTGCTTTCCTTACCTTGGCGGTGTTATAGAACTAGGTGTAACTGAGCAG GTTGCGGAGGATCCTTGTCTTCTTCAACACGTCAAAGATTTTTTACTGAAGTTCTCAAAGCCAATATGCTCTAAGAAACCTTCTTCCGCTGCTTATAAAGATGATAATGGTAAAGAACCAATGACTGCCAAATCTGACAATGAGATTGTTGAATTTTTGGCAATGGAGAATCTCTACTGCTCAACAGCCGTGAAATTTGACGGGAAGTCCGTAAATGGGATTCAAAGGAAAAACAATGAGTTTGGCATTGATTCTCTCGATGACTTTTCAAATGGTTGTGAACAATATCACCAAATGGAAGATTCTTTAAGACTTGAAGGTGTCGAGGGAGGGGCTTCTCGTTTCCAGAGTTTGCAGTTTCTGGATGATGACTTCAGCTACGGTTTTCAAGATTCCATGAATCCTAGTGACTGTATTTCTGAAGCTTTGGCAAATCAGGATAAAGTCTCATCTTCTCCAAGATTGAAAGATGCCAACAATTTACCTTTGAAAGAACTTCAAAACCCGAATCAAACTCAATCAGGTTCCTTAGATCCCAGTTCTGACGAAGACATGCACTACAAGAGAACTATCTTCACCATTTTGGGAAGTTCAACCCAATTGGTTGGAAGTCCCCTTCTCCATAATTTCTCAAACAGGTCCAATTTCACACCTTGGAAGAAAGTAATGGCTGAGACACACACGCCCCCCATGCAACAAAGAATGTTAAAGAAGATTTTGTTTGCAGTTCCATTATTGTCAGCTGGTTCTCTAAAAGGCCTCAAGGATGTGGAACGATCGATCTTGAAACAGGGTAACAACAATTCCTGCACGAAAAATGCCACACTTGACAAAttaagagaaaatgaaaaatttatgGCCCTTAAGTCGATGTTACCTTCACTTAATGAG ATCAACAAAGTATCGATACTCAACGATACAATCAAATATCTGAAGATGCTTGAAGCAAGAGTACAGGAGTTAGAAACTTGCATGGATTCGTTATATTATGAAGAAAGATTCAGAAGGAAATATCTTGACATGGTGGAGCAGACTTCAGATAACTACGACTACGAGAAGATTGAAGGCAGCTTAAAACCTTCGACAAACAAGAGAAAAGCCTGTGAAATGGATGAAACTGACCTGAAGCTGAAGCATGATTTTCCCAAAGTCGGACATAAGCTAGATGTGAAAGTCAGCATGGAAGAGCATGAAGTTCTCATTGACATGCACTGTCCATATCGAGAATATATATTGGTCGATGTCGTGGATGCTTTGAACGATTTGCAACTGGATGCCTATTCGGTTCAATCTTCTGACCACAATGGTTTTTTCTCCTTGACCCTCAAATCTAAG TTTCGAGGGATAGCAGCTGCATCAGTTGGGATGATCAAACTAGCACTTTTGAAAGTTGCCAACAAGAGCTGA
- the LOC103497716 gene encoding transcription factor GLABRA 3-like isoform X7, producing MGLHRSEQLRELYRSLLEGESEQRTKKPPASLSPEDLSDAEWYYLVCMSFFFNQGQGLPGRALADDRTIWLCNAQYAESSVFSRSLLAKSASIQTVVCFPYLGGVIELGVTEQVAEDPCLLQHVKDFLLKFSKPICSKKPSSAAYKDDNGKEPMTAKSDNEIVEFLAMENLYCSTAVKFDGKSVNGIQRKNNEFGIDSLDDFSNGCEQYHQMEDSLRLEGVEGGASRFQSLQFLDDDFSYGFQDSMNPSDCISEALANQDKVSSSPRLKDANNLPLKELQNPNQTQSGSLDPSSDEDMHYKRTIFTILGSSTQLVGSPLLHNFSNRSNFTPWKKVMAETHTPPMQQRMLKKILFAVPLLSAGSLKGLKDVERSILKQGNNNSCTKNATLDKLRENEKFMALKSMLPSLNEINKVSILNDTIKYLKMLEARVQELETCMDSLYYEERFRRKYLDMVEQTSDNYDYEKIEGSLKPSTNKRKACEMDETDLKLKHDFPKVGHKLDVKVSMEEHEVLIDMHCPYREYILVDVVDALNDLQLDAYSVQSSDHNGFFSLTLKSKFRGIAAASVGMIKLALLKVANKS from the exons ATGGGCTTACACAGAAGTGAACAGTTGAGAGAGCTCTACAGATCTCTCTTAGAAGGTGAAAGTGAACAACGAACGAAGAAGCCTCCTGCCTCTTTGTCTCCTGAAGATCTATCTGATGCAGAATGGTATTACTTGGTTTGCATGTCCTTTTTCTTCAATCAAGGCCAAGG GTTGCCTGGAAGAGCGTTAGCTGATGATCGAACTATCTGGTTATGCAATGCTCAATATGCAGAGAGTAGTGTATTCTCCCGCTCCTTGCTTGCAAAG AGTGCTTCAATTCAG ACCGTGGTTTGCTTTCCTTACCTTGGCGGTGTTATAGAACTAGGTGTAACTGAGCAG GTTGCGGAGGATCCTTGTCTTCTTCAACACGTCAAAGATTTTTTACTGAAGTTCTCAAAGCCAATATGCTCTAAGAAACCTTCTTCCGCTGCTTATAAAGATGATAATGGTAAAGAACCAATGACTGCCAAATCTGACAATGAGATTGTTGAATTTTTGGCAATGGAGAATCTCTACTGCTCAACAGCCGTGAAATTTGACGGGAAGTCCGTAAATGGGATTCAAAGGAAAAACAATGAGTTTGGCATTGATTCTCTCGATGACTTTTCAAATGGTTGTGAACAATATCACCAAATGGAAGATTCTTTAAGACTTGAAGGTGTCGAGGGAGGGGCTTCTCGTTTCCAGAGTTTGCAGTTTCTGGATGATGACTTCAGCTACGGTTTTCAAGATTCCATGAATCCTAGTGACTGTATTTCTGAAGCTTTGGCAAATCAGGATAAAGTCTCATCTTCTCCAAGATTGAAAGATGCCAACAATTTACCTTTGAAAGAACTTCAAAACCCGAATCAAACTCAATCAGGTTCCTTAGATCCCAGTTCTGACGAAGACATGCACTACAAGAGAACTATCTTCACCATTTTGGGAAGTTCAACCCAATTGGTTGGAAGTCCCCTTCTCCATAATTTCTCAAACAGGTCCAATTTCACACCTTGGAAGAAAGTAATGGCTGAGACACACACGCCCCCCATGCAACAAAGAATGTTAAAGAAGATTTTGTTTGCAGTTCCATTATTGTCAGCTGGTTCTCTAAAAGGCCTCAAGGATGTGGAACGATCGATCTTGAAACAGGGTAACAACAATTCCTGCACGAAAAATGCCACACTTGACAAAttaagagaaaatgaaaaatttatgGCCCTTAAGTCGATGTTACCTTCACTTAATGAG ATCAACAAAGTATCGATACTCAACGATACAATCAAATATCTGAAGATGCTTGAAGCAAGAGTACAGGAGTTAGAAACTTGCATGGATTCGTTATATTATGAAGAAAGATTCAGAAGGAAATATCTTGACATGGTGGAGCAGACTTCAGATAACTACGACTACGAGAAGATTGAAGGCAGCTTAAAACCTTCGACAAACAAGAGAAAAGCCTGTGAAATGGATGAAACTGACCTGAAGCTGAAGCATGATTTTCCCAAAGTCGGACATAAGCTAGATGTGAAAGTCAGCATGGAAGAGCATGAAGTTCTCATTGACATGCACTGTCCATATCGAGAATATATATTGGTCGATGTCGTGGATGCTTTGAACGATTTGCAACTGGATGCCTATTCGGTTCAATCTTCTGACCACAATGGTTTTTTCTCCTTGACCCTCAAATCTAAG TTTCGAGGGATAGCAGCTGCATCAGTTGGGATGATCAAACTAGCACTTTTGAAAGTTGCCAACAAGAGCTGA